From Candidatus Eremiobacteraceae bacterium, the proteins below share one genomic window:
- a CDS encoding rhomboid family intramembrane serine protease: MSWRTAPVTLTMLGLCWVAFLYDLAVTGGDQPAGPLVSLGQIVPVLIQQGQWWRLITSGFIHYGILHIAFNSYALFQVGLLVEYVYGSARYFAIYMVALVAGGFAAYYSTIGTNDATAGASGAIMGVFGAMAVLGFKLPHARSVLLRSALMPIVLTLGNGFVNSGISNAGHIGGLIGGVAVAWILTPARLKELAPQDPTPQFGPPDG; encoded by the coding sequence ATGAGCTGGCGTACGGCGCCGGTGACCCTGACCATGCTCGGCCTGTGCTGGGTCGCGTTCCTGTACGATCTTGCCGTGACGGGAGGCGATCAGCCGGCCGGACCGCTCGTCAGTCTGGGCCAGATCGTTCCGGTGCTGATCCAACAAGGGCAGTGGTGGCGGCTTATCACCTCGGGCTTCATCCACTATGGCATTCTCCACATCGCGTTTAATTCGTACGCGCTTTTCCAGGTCGGACTGTTGGTGGAGTACGTCTACGGCAGCGCGCGCTATTTCGCCATCTACATGGTCGCGCTTGTGGCCGGCGGATTCGCCGCGTACTATTCGACGATCGGAACGAACGATGCGACCGCCGGCGCATCCGGAGCCATCATGGGAGTGTTCGGCGCGATGGCGGTGCTCGGTTTCAAACTTCCGCACGCGCGCAGCGTCTTGTTGCGCAGCGCGCTTATGCCGATCGTGCTGACGCTCGGCAACGGCTTCGTGAACTCCGGCATCTCGAATGCCGGCCACATCGGCGGATTGATCGGCGGCGTGGCCGTCGCGTGGATCCTTACTCCCGCGCGGCTCAAAGAGCTAGCGCCGCAGGACCCCACGCCGCAATTCGGACCGCCCGACGGCTAG
- a CDS encoding 3D domain-containing protein encodes MFITCIAARSAAVAKLPPREPSAWSYTITSQLTPRFFVAGARRSALVAYSGTTNRLNSVERGDAASRIAPIHVVTRVTIRRVATVQDTTVEYTPQLRPGARKIVRRGSRGLSVVAERVTTWDGIAVDRVVVYTRVVRPPTATLVREGEPSSFAMLKKNTPYRHLIRVYTMEATAYTADTAKANPTGYTANGMRARWGIVAVDPDVIPLGTTVFIPGYGLAIAADTGGAIVGHRIDLCMERYDDAIRFGRQPVVVYVVTR; translated from the coding sequence TTGTTCATCACATGCATCGCCGCCCGCTCCGCGGCCGTCGCAAAACTTCCACCCCGCGAGCCTTCGGCTTGGTCGTACACGATCACATCGCAATTGACGCCGCGATTTTTCGTCGCGGGCGCGCGACGCAGCGCGCTCGTCGCCTATTCGGGCACGACGAATCGCCTCAATTCCGTTGAGCGCGGTGATGCCGCCAGCCGGATCGCGCCGATCCACGTGGTCACGCGGGTCACGATCCGCCGCGTCGCGACCGTACAGGATACGACCGTCGAATACACGCCGCAGCTGCGCCCCGGCGCACGCAAAATCGTCCGCCGCGGCTCCCGAGGACTCTCGGTCGTCGCCGAACGCGTCACGACGTGGGATGGTATCGCGGTCGATCGCGTCGTGGTCTACACGCGCGTCGTTCGTCCGCCGACCGCGACGTTGGTCCGCGAAGGCGAACCCAGCTCGTTTGCGATGCTCAAGAAGAACACGCCCTACCGCCATTTGATCCGCGTCTATACCATGGAAGCCACCGCGTACACCGCCGACACCGCAAAAGCCAATCCGACCGGCTACACGGCCAATGGCATGCGCGCGCGTTGGGGCATCGTGGCAGTTGATCCGGACGTGATCCCGCTCGGAACGACCGTGTTCATTCCCGGTTATGGTCTCGCGATCGCCGCCGACACCGGCGGCGCGATCGTCGGCCATCGCATCGACCTCTGTATGGAGCGATACGATGACGCGATCCGCTTCGGCCGCCAACCGGTCGTGGTATACGTCGTCACGCGTTAA
- a CDS encoding metallophosphoesterase gives MHLDAAFAGEDARFGARRRRQLREAFERALRLTRDRRADAFCVAGDLYEDACAGKDTAEYLRRCFAEIAPTRVFLAPGNHDPFAPTSIYGQMHPLPSNVTLFDERSFRPERLADGITLWGMGQTSALDHARAISGFTCNGPGTHLLLFHGSDQEHMPPGKETIAPFSDVEISRAGAVHAMVGHFHGKLQGTHYAYPGSPEPLNVSQDGEHTASIVTIADGTVNVGFEPLSATRYVVTDLDVAPYADSSSLEDAIKERFASIVTAPGSIFCRLRLVGAAPPSLDPDLQALRAEIREAYPGSDIVPEFAAFDLDAIEHEGNTVRAAFVREARSRIAAASSVAEREELASALKLGLLAFARKRLFQ, from the coding sequence GTGCACCTCGATGCCGCGTTTGCCGGCGAGGATGCGCGCTTCGGCGCGCGCCGGAGGCGTCAGCTGCGAGAAGCGTTCGAGCGTGCGCTGCGCCTGACGCGCGATCGAAGAGCCGACGCGTTCTGCGTTGCCGGCGATCTCTACGAGGACGCATGTGCCGGCAAAGACACCGCCGAATACTTGCGCCGCTGCTTCGCTGAGATCGCGCCCACGCGCGTCTTCCTCGCCCCAGGCAATCACGATCCGTTCGCGCCCACGTCCATCTACGGTCAGATGCATCCGTTGCCGTCGAACGTCACGCTCTTCGACGAACGGTCGTTTCGACCAGAGCGGCTCGCCGACGGCATCACCCTGTGGGGAATGGGCCAGACCTCTGCGCTCGACCACGCACGCGCGATCAGTGGATTCACGTGCAACGGCCCGGGGACACACCTTTTGCTTTTCCATGGCTCCGATCAGGAACACATGCCGCCGGGCAAAGAGACCATCGCGCCCTTCTCGGACGTTGAGATATCGCGCGCCGGTGCGGTCCACGCCATGGTCGGTCATTTCCACGGCAAACTGCAAGGGACGCACTACGCATACCCCGGCTCACCCGAACCGCTCAACGTCAGTCAGGACGGGGAGCACACGGCGAGCATTGTCACCATCGCCGACGGGACCGTCAACGTAGGGTTCGAACCGTTAAGTGCGACGCGCTACGTCGTGACCGATCTCGACGTCGCACCGTACGCCGATTCGTCAAGCCTCGAAGACGCGATCAAGGAACGATTCGCTTCGATCGTCACCGCGCCGGGTTCGATTTTTTGCCGCCTCCGCTTAGTCGGCGCGGCGCCCCCGTCGCTCGATCCCGACCTGCAAGCGTTGCGAGCCGAGATCCGCGAGGCGTACCCGGGTTCAGACATCGTGCCTGAGTTCGCGGCGTTTGACCTCGACGCGATCGAACATGAAGGCAACACCGTGCGCGCGGCGTTTGTGCGGGAAGCGCGGTCGCGCATCGCGGCCGCGTCGTCCGTCGCCGAGCGCGAAGAGCTCGCGAGCGCGCTGAAACTCGGGCTGCTCGCATTCGCGCGCAAGAGGCTGTTTCAGTGA
- a CDS encoding glycosyltransferase family 1 protein, with product MPLSLGVDAANLLHDRRGIGRYVRALLSLWAASQRERVTVTLLVPQLFPGFVRDRLQAEAGGHFAVARRSKAAVLGLDAVWYPWNGMTWIAPMRRIATVHDVWPFVEPAADERRRRNEQTPFRTTAREAALIIADSEFTKSEIELRLAPVAAPISVVPLGTAFPPAFAGIAPAVFDDARRYVLFVGEAEERKNVGALVAAMGALPPGVARGTVLVLAGRCASVVRDRARAAGVDARLEGEVNDARLAALYRGAAVFVFPSRYEGFGLPMLEAMAFGTPVIASAAASIPEAGGDAALYFAPADTAALTALLTRVLSEETLADDLRRRGLRRASSMTWERCAESTLLAIESALSR from the coding sequence GTGCCGTTATCGCTCGGCGTCGACGCGGCGAATCTGCTGCACGACCGTCGCGGCATCGGCAGGTACGTGCGCGCTCTGCTCTCGCTGTGGGCCGCCTCACAGCGCGAACGTGTGACCGTCACGCTCTTGGTGCCTCAGCTTTTTCCGGGGTTCGTGCGCGACCGGCTGCAAGCGGAGGCAGGCGGACACTTTGCCGTCGCTCGCCGCTCTAAGGCCGCCGTGCTCGGATTGGACGCCGTCTGGTATCCGTGGAACGGCATGACGTGGATTGCGCCGATGCGCCGCATTGCGACCGTCCACGACGTCTGGCCTTTCGTCGAACCTGCGGCTGATGAGCGAAGGCGCCGCAACGAGCAGACTCCGTTTCGCACCACCGCTCGCGAAGCGGCGCTGATCATCGCGGATTCGGAATTCACGAAGAGCGAGATCGAGCTTCGGCTGGCGCCCGTCGCAGCACCGATCTCGGTCGTCCCTCTTGGCACCGCTTTTCCACCCGCGTTCGCCGGGATCGCGCCGGCCGTGTTCGACGACGCACGGCGTTACGTGTTATTCGTCGGCGAGGCAGAGGAGCGCAAGAACGTCGGCGCGCTCGTCGCGGCGATGGGGGCTCTCCCGCCGGGCGTCGCACGCGGTACGGTCCTCGTCTTGGCCGGCCGGTGCGCGTCGGTCGTTCGCGATCGAGCGCGTGCCGCGGGAGTCGATGCGCGTCTGGAAGGCGAGGTCAACGACGCACGGCTCGCCGCACTCTATCGCGGAGCGGCAGTGTTCGTGTTTCCGTCTCGCTACGAAGGCTTTGGACTTCCCATGCTCGAGGCGATGGCATTCGGCACCCCCGTGATCGCGTCGGCTGCGGCGAGCATCCCCGAAGCCGGCGGCGACGCGGCGTTGTATTTCGCGCCCGCGGATACGGCCGCGCTCACCGCCCTGCTCACGCGAGTGTTGAGCGAAGAGACGCTGGCTGACGACCTGCGCCGGCGCGGTCTGCGACGCGCCTCCTCGATGACGTGGGAGCGATGCGCGGAGAGCACGCTGCTCGCGATCGAATCTGCGCTTTCGCGCTAG
- a CDS encoding AAA family ATPase, producing MILKRIVIDGFGRLVRLPPIDFAPGLTVIAGDNETGKSTLAECVIRTLFGYPNQPFNDDLNRYRPWAPGAPFRARVAFAMDDGRSFETTRDFADDVRAITRTLDTQEQVDEWGGSRKDGPGSSALALSLEAYTAAAVIRAGELRHDDPDGFASLSERLMSVVGAAGEEGADAAVAALQRFANVDIGSPQSRTTPFARARSAREKAEREREEASKAFHGLRVLIEQRAAAASEVEQLAASARKAEYAVKASRLRALQDRLKAVEAAQADLMHAKAKLEEAERESGSVKRENSASIADAEPMISEREAARAKAESAAKRAAAGAKQADELRVSLRECQTAIALAEAQAVELETASKSASEANEKQPINRAELDSLEAEDAALDLLESKARHAQTAAAIARQQPAPSPFVAAVMLIAGVLALIFGFDTQAQVWEYSGGTVAVGGLLLLLAFISAAGKRAARIRFAEDAAEELGDELDRSRDALKGHCRSFGVADVASARRLFAARGDVDRLLVEKRSAEQTVLTRREQQRALEAQINSMGSLQAESESEKAAAAHADAALAARLDALGVPANQDLGARIDAYRSLRESLEQSAHARADYEQRNAALAQALGSYDVESLHHEIVALVEELRDLPDVALTLSAAVDEATARAGLADLNNRLADANKRLSELEGAFNASKPLDIADLEERVTACREEEQRLAAAHRAAQRAQNLILEVKSAVHKTFLPLMNELLGEGLSAVTAGKYVRAHMALNFTVRLDSAERGGTIDPAELSDGTKEQVNLSLRVATAQTLASGERVPLILDDALAHADPQRAAAALRWLAALGARGIQSILFTQRPDLSALAHDLDGVAVVDLAALANS from the coding sequence GTGATCCTCAAGCGCATCGTGATAGACGGTTTCGGCCGACTCGTGCGCCTGCCGCCGATCGATTTCGCGCCGGGGCTCACGGTCATCGCAGGCGACAACGAAACCGGAAAGTCCACGCTTGCCGAATGCGTCATCCGGACGCTCTTCGGCTATCCGAACCAACCTTTCAACGACGATCTCAATCGCTATCGGCCGTGGGCGCCAGGTGCACCGTTTCGCGCCCGCGTCGCGTTCGCGATGGACGATGGCCGCTCGTTTGAGACCACTCGCGATTTCGCGGACGACGTCCGCGCGATCACGCGCACGCTCGATACGCAAGAGCAAGTGGATGAGTGGGGCGGCAGCAGAAAGGATGGCCCCGGTTCGAGCGCGTTAGCCCTCTCGCTCGAAGCATACACCGCGGCCGCCGTCATCCGCGCCGGAGAGCTGCGCCACGATGATCCCGACGGCTTCGCGAGCTTGAGCGAGCGGCTGATGTCGGTGGTTGGGGCCGCCGGCGAAGAGGGCGCCGATGCCGCGGTCGCCGCGTTGCAGCGCTTCGCGAACGTGGATATCGGCTCGCCGCAGTCGCGCACCACGCCGTTCGCCCGCGCTCGCAGCGCGCGCGAAAAGGCCGAGCGGGAACGCGAAGAGGCGAGCAAGGCATTTCACGGATTACGCGTCCTCATCGAACAGCGTGCGGCCGCGGCGAGCGAGGTCGAACAGCTTGCGGCAAGTGCGCGCAAAGCCGAATATGCGGTCAAGGCGTCGAGATTGCGTGCGCTGCAAGACCGCCTGAAGGCAGTCGAGGCTGCGCAGGCAGATCTCATGCACGCGAAGGCGAAGCTTGAAGAGGCAGAACGCGAAAGCGGCAGCGTGAAGCGCGAGAACAGCGCGTCGATCGCCGATGCCGAGCCCATGATATCCGAACGGGAGGCCGCGCGGGCTAAAGCCGAGTCGGCGGCCAAGCGCGCCGCCGCCGGCGCAAAGCAGGCGGACGAGCTTCGCGTCTCCCTGCGCGAGTGTCAAACCGCGATCGCGCTCGCCGAGGCGCAGGCGGTCGAACTCGAAACAGCTTCCAAGTCGGCATCGGAGGCGAACGAAAAGCAGCCGATCAACCGCGCCGAACTCGACTCTCTCGAAGCTGAAGACGCCGCGCTGGATCTGTTGGAGAGCAAAGCGCGCCACGCCCAGACCGCGGCGGCGATCGCGCGCCAGCAGCCGGCGCCAAGTCCGTTTGTCGCTGCCGTGATGCTCATCGCCGGCGTTCTCGCGCTGATTTTCGGCTTTGACACGCAAGCCCAGGTCTGGGAATACTCCGGCGGCACTGTCGCAGTCGGCGGTCTCCTGCTGCTGCTCGCATTCATCTCCGCCGCCGGCAAGCGCGCGGCGAGGATCCGCTTTGCCGAAGATGCCGCCGAAGAACTCGGCGATGAGCTCGACCGCTCACGCGATGCGCTGAAAGGGCACTGCCGTTCGTTTGGCGTGGCAGACGTCGCCTCGGCGCGTCGGCTTTTCGCCGCGCGCGGCGATGTCGACAGGCTCTTGGTGGAAAAGCGGTCGGCGGAACAGACAGTTCTCACTCGCCGCGAGCAGCAGCGCGCACTCGAGGCCCAGATCAACTCGATGGGCTCCCTGCAAGCCGAGAGCGAAAGCGAAAAGGCGGCGGCGGCGCACGCCGACGCGGCGTTGGCGGCGCGTCTCGACGCGTTGGGGGTGCCCGCGAACCAAGACCTCGGCGCGCGTATCGACGCGTACCGCTCCTTGCGCGAGTCGCTCGAACAGAGCGCGCATGCGCGCGCCGACTACGAGCAGAGGAACGCGGCGCTCGCGCAAGCGCTCGGTTCGTACGATGTGGAGTCGCTTCATCACGAGATCGTCGCGTTGGTCGAGGAGCTGCGCGACCTCCCCGATGTCGCGCTCACGCTGTCCGCGGCCGTCGACGAGGCCACCGCGCGTGCCGGACTCGCTGATTTGAACAACCGCCTCGCTGACGCCAACAAGCGGTTGAGCGAACTCGAGGGCGCCTTCAACGCCTCGAAACCTCTGGATATCGCGGACCTCGAAGAGCGCGTCACCGCTTGCCGCGAGGAAGAGCAGCGCCTGGCCGCGGCCCACCGCGCGGCACAGCGTGCGCAAAACCTCATCCTCGAGGTGAAGTCTGCCGTCCACAAGACGTTTCTTCCGCTCATGAACGAATTGCTCGGCGAAGGTCTGAGCGCCGTCACGGCGGGGAAATACGTGCGAGCGCACATGGCCTTAAATTTCACTGTGCGGCTTGACTCTGCAGAGCGCGGGGGCACGATCGACCCCGCCGAACTGTCGGACGGCACAAAGGAACAAGTGAATCTGAGCTTGCGCGTCGCCACGGCGCAAACACTTGCGAGCGGCGAGCGCGTGCCCCTCATCTTGGACGATGCGCTTGCCCACGCGGATCCGCAACGAGCGGCGGCCGCGCTGCGATGGCTCGCCGCGCTGGGCGCGCGCGGTATCCAATCGATCCTGTTCACGCAGCGGCCCGACCTCAGCGCGCTCGCCCACGATCTCGACGGCGTCGCCGTCGTCGACCTCGCCGCGCTGGCCAATTCGTAA
- the rsmA gene encoding 16S rRNA (adenine(1518)-N(6)/adenine(1519)-N(6))-dimethyltransferase RsmA has product MSDDRYASPKRLLESLGLRPRKRFGQNFLLDARLAAKVASAVPARASIVEIGGGVGSLTVALQDRATTLTVLEIDRDLVPILRERFAGDKKVEIRECDALEFDFAGYFRGVPAPRAICGNLPYNITTPLIERILACAGDWEVSVLMVQREYAQRLTAAPGKPEYGSLTVFVGYRCRTRKLVDIGAGGFYPPPAVASSVVVLEPHAASAPRAVDERLFFALTRASFAQRRKMVANSIASALRLEPAGRKLLAAALEAARIDGQTRAERIDVGDYIRLADALHALGFTLPGG; this is encoded by the coding sequence ATGTCCGACGATCGCTACGCGTCGCCGAAGCGGCTGCTTGAGAGTCTAGGGCTCCGACCTCGTAAGCGATTCGGTCAGAACTTTTTGTTGGACGCGCGGCTCGCAGCGAAGGTCGCGAGCGCGGTACCGGCGCGCGCCTCAATCGTGGAGATAGGCGGCGGGGTCGGCTCGCTCACGGTGGCGCTGCAAGATCGCGCAACGACGCTCACTGTCCTCGAGATCGACCGTGACCTCGTTCCAATACTCCGTGAGAGATTTGCCGGCGACAAAAAAGTCGAAATCCGGGAATGCGACGCGCTCGAATTCGACTTCGCGGGCTACTTTCGTGGCGTGCCCGCGCCGCGCGCGATCTGCGGCAATCTTCCATATAATATCACCACCCCGCTGATCGAGCGGATTCTGGCCTGCGCCGGCGACTGGGAAGTCTCCGTCTTGATGGTGCAGCGCGAGTACGCGCAGCGCCTGACGGCGGCACCTGGTAAGCCGGAATACGGCAGTCTTACCGTTTTCGTCGGGTACCGTTGCCGAACGCGCAAACTCGTGGACATCGGCGCCGGCGGATTCTATCCGCCTCCCGCGGTGGCGTCTTCAGTCGTTGTGCTCGAACCGCATGCCGCTTCGGCGCCACGAGCGGTTGACGAGCGTCTCTTCTTCGCCCTGACGCGCGCATCGTTCGCGCAACGCCGCAAGATGGTGGCGAACAGCATCGCATCGGCTTTGCGGTTGGAACCGGCTGGACGCAAGCTTCTTGCCGCCGCACTCGAAGCCGCCCGGATCGACGGGCAGACTCGCGCAGAACGGATCGACGTCGGCGACTACATCCGTCTTGCCGATGCGCTGCATGCGCTAGGATTCACACTCCCAGGAGGGTAA
- a CDS encoding CPBP family intramembrane glutamic endopeptidase, which translates to MEEIATEPADLSAPARWNGWRATAVILFGVAALYLVQIIIGVIIAIIVLYPQLQAQPHSIPNTQQLLVMMLNSPSLFLISVTSESLMAFIAIGLAMSSLGASRQQLGFGRPFRILDVGVGILAGIALIGAGDVVGSLQQQIFGPHPQPTVQIIMSHHGIVSFMLDFVSVALVAGICEELMFRGVMFTALAQRMPVWTAAVLSGLAFGLAHAELWSLAALTVVGIGLALLYSRTRSIWPNMVAHTTFNAFSLVLIYFFPQYAK; encoded by the coding sequence ATGGAAGAGATCGCTACAGAGCCGGCTGACCTTTCCGCGCCGGCGCGCTGGAACGGCTGGCGGGCCACTGCCGTCATCCTTTTCGGGGTTGCGGCGCTGTACTTGGTGCAGATCATCATCGGTGTCATCATCGCGATCATCGTCTTGTATCCGCAGCTTCAGGCGCAACCGCACAGCATACCCAACACGCAGCAACTGCTCGTGATGATGTTGAACTCACCGTCGCTCTTCTTGATCAGCGTCACGAGCGAGTCACTCATGGCGTTCATCGCGATCGGCTTGGCGATGAGCTCGCTGGGCGCTTCGCGCCAACAGCTCGGGTTTGGCCGTCCATTTCGCATCCTCGACGTCGGCGTCGGCATCCTCGCCGGCATCGCATTGATCGGTGCCGGTGACGTTGTCGGCAGCCTGCAACAACAGATCTTCGGCCCCCATCCTCAACCCACCGTGCAGATCATCATGAGCCATCACGGCATCGTGTCGTTCATGCTCGACTTCGTATCCGTTGCGCTTGTAGCCGGGATATGTGAAGAGCTCATGTTTCGCGGCGTTATGTTCACCGCGCTCGCCCAGCGCATGCCGGTATGGACTGCGGCGGTGCTCAGCGGTCTTGCGTTCGGACTTGCGCACGCGGAACTTTGGAGCCTTGCCGCCCTGACCGTCGTGGGAATCGGGCTGGCCTTGCTCTACTCGCGCACGCGGTCGATCTGGCCGAACATGGTGGCGCACACGACGTTCAACGCTTTTTCGCTCGTGCTCATCTACTTTTTCCCGCAGTACGCGAAATGA